GCCGGATCCACCTGGGCATACCGAAGTGCGGCAACCCATTTCGCCGGTTCCACGTAGTACACCCGGGTGTCGTTCAATGAGGTCATCGCCAGCACCGCCGGATAGTCGAAGGACCCGACGTTCTCGTACGGCGAGTACGACTTCATGTAGTCGTACACTTCCTTGTCCTCCAACGGATTCCCCCACTCGTCCCATTCGGTGACGGTGAGCGGCAGCGAGGGATCCAGGATGGTGGTCAGCGGATCGACGAACGGCACCTGGGCCAGCACGCCGGCGAACAGGTGCGGGGCCAGGTTGAGTACCGCACCGACGAGCAGACCGCCGGCGCTGCCCCCGAGCGCGACCAGATTGGCGGGCCGGGTCAGGTCGGTCGCCACCAGATGCTCTGCGACGGCGATGAAATCGGTGAAGCTGTTCCGTTTGCGCAGTAGCTTGCCGTCCTCGTACCACGGCCGGCCCAGTTCGCCGCCGCCCCGCACGTGGGCCACCGCGAAGACCATGCCGCGGTCCAGCAGCGACAGCCGCGCGATCGAGAAGCGCGGATCCTCACAGGATTCGTAGGCGCCGTAGCCGTACAACAGGGTCGGCGCCGGGAAGGCCAGACCCGCCCGGTGCACGATGGAGATCGGGACCCGGGCCCCGTCCGCGGCGACCGCCCAGTCCCGGCGCTCCACATAGTCCTCGGGCCGGTAGTCCCCGAGCACCGGCTGCTCGCGCAGCAGGGTCCGTTCACCGGTCACCAGATCCAGATCGTAGATCCGCACCGGGATCACCCAGGACACCGCGCCGACCCGCAGCTTCGGCGAGGACCAGTTCGGGTTGCCGCTCAGGCCCGCCGACATCAGCTCGGACTCGAACTCGATCTCCTGCGGCGTCCCGTAACTTCCGTCGGCCTCGATGGGCCACAACTGGATTCGGGGCAGCGCCTCGCGGCGGTAGCTGACCACCAGCTGGCGTTCGAAGGCGTCGACGCCGTCGAGGCGGACGTCCTCGCGGTGCTCGATCAGCGTGCGCAGCGTGGTCGGGTCACTCACCGGGGCCTCGGCCAGGGTGAAGTTCACCGCGCCGTCGTTGTGCAGGATCAGGAAGCGGTCCTGCCCGCCGACCACGGCATGCTCGACGGAGTACTCGACGTTGTCGCGACGCGGCCACACCACGGTGAACTCGGCGTCCGGGTCGCCGGCGTCCGCGTAGCGCACCTCGGAGGTGACCGCGCTGCCGGCGGCGATGATCACGTACTTGTCGCTGCGGGTGCGTCCGACGCCGAGCCAATACCGTTCGTCGGCTTCGTGATACACCTTCTGCGCGGGCAGCCCCGACCCCAGCCGGTGCCGCCACACGGTGTCCGGGCGCCACGCCTCGTCCACGGTGACGTAGTAGAGCGACTGGTTGTCGGCGGCCCAGGTCGCCCCGGCGCCGATACCGGTGATGGTGTCCTCGTAGAACTCGCCGGTGCGCAGATCCTTGAACCGCAACGTGTAACGCTCATCGCCCTTGACGTCCACCGAGAACGCCAGGATGTTGCCGTCGACGCTGACGCTGATCGCGCCGAGGGAGAAGAACTCGTGGCCGTCGGCCTCGATGTTCTCGTCGAGCAGGATCTGCTCACCCGGGATCTCGGTGGTCTCGTCGAGTTGGGGCGGCGTCCAGTCGTCCGCGTCGTCGATCGGGCACCGGCAATGCACGCCGTACTGCCGGCCCTCGAAGCTGCGCGCGTAGTACCACCAGTCGCCGCGCCGCGTCGGGACCGACAGATCGGTCTCCTTGGTGCGCGCCTTGATCTCGTCGAAGATCTTCTGCCGCAACGGCGCCAGATGGGCGGTGGCGGCCTCGGTGTGCGCGTTCTCGGCCTCAAGGTATTCGATCACCTCGGGGTTGGA
This region of Mycolicibacterium diernhoferi genomic DNA includes:
- a CDS encoding S9 family peptidase; the protein is MTAAPVAKRVEHRREHHGDVFIDHYEWLRDKSNPEVIEYLEAENAHTEAATAHLAPLRQKIFDEIKARTKETDLSVPTRRGDWWYYARSFEGRQYGVHCRCPIDDADDWTPPQLDETTEIPGEQILLDENIEADGHEFFSLGAISVSVDGNILAFSVDVKGDERYTLRFKDLRTGEFYEDTITGIGAGATWAADNQSLYYVTVDEAWRPDTVWRHRLGSGLPAQKVYHEADERYWLGVGRTRSDKYVIIAAGSAVTSEVRYADAGDPDAEFTVVWPRRDNVEYSVEHAVVGGQDRFLILHNDGAVNFTLAEAPVSDPTTLRTLIEHREDVRLDGVDAFERQLVVSYRREALPRIQLWPIEADGSYGTPQEIEFESELMSAGLSGNPNWSSPKLRVGAVSWVIPVRIYDLDLVTGERTLLREQPVLGDYRPEDYVERRDWAVAADGARVPISIVHRAGLAFPAPTLLYGYGAYESCEDPRFSIARLSLLDRGMVFAVAHVRGGGELGRPWYEDGKLLRKRNSFTDFIAVAEHLVATDLTRPANLVALGGSAGGLLVGAVLNLAPHLFAGVLAQVPFVDPLTTILDPSLPLTVTEWDEWGNPLEDKEVYDYMKSYSPYENVGSFDYPAVLAMTSLNDTRVYYVEPAKWVAALRYAQVDPAADAGKVLLKTEMVAGHGGISGRYERWKEAAFQYAWLLATADPANHGDGQVHSLFGGPRT